In one window of Vulpes vulpes isolate BD-2025 chromosome 1, VulVul3, whole genome shotgun sequence DNA:
- the COL10A1 gene encoding collagen alpha-1(X) chain produces MLQDSCGEGTFCSPGHRRAPRAVRKPPPGTPSTPNPSENMLPQTALLLLMSLNLVHGEFYAERYQTPTGIKGPPPPNTKTQFFIPYAIKSKGVSVRGEQGIPGPQGPAGPRGHPGPSGPPGKPGHGSPGPQGEPGLPGPPGPSATGKPGLPGLPGKPGSKGPSGPKGDIGLAGLPGPRGPPGPPGSPGPAGITIPGKPGQQGPMGAPGPRGFPGEKGAPGVPGVHGQKGETGYGAPGRPGERGPPGPQGPLGPPGPPGVGKRGENGFPGQPGIKGDRGFPGERGAAGPPGPQGPPGEQGPEGTGKPGAPGAPGQPGIPGTKGHPGAPGIAGSPGAPGFGKPGLPGLKGQRGPIGLPGSPGAKGEQGPAGHPGEPGLTGPPGNMGPQGPKGIPGNQGIPGPKGEMGPVGPAGHPGAKGERGSSGLDGKPGYPGEPGSSGPKGNSGLPGPKGDAGLRGSPGLPGPVGPAGAKGTPGHNGETGPRGAPGIPGTRGPIGPPGIPGFPGSKGDPGIPGPPGPAGVATKGLNGPTGPPGPPGPRGHAGEPGLPGPPGPPGPPGQAASAEGFIKAGQQPFVSAHQGVTGMPMSAFTVILSKAYPAVGIPIPFDKILYNKQQHYDPRTGIFTCQIPGTYYFSYHVHVKSTHVWVGLYRNGTPVMYTYDEYTKGYLDQASGSAVLELAENDQVWLQLPNTGSNGLYSSQYVHSSFSGFLVAPM; encoded by the exons ATGCTGCAGGACAGCTGTGGAGAGGGTACCTTCTGCTCACCTGGACACAGGAGGGCTCCGAGAGCTGTCAGGAAACCACCTCCAGGAACTCCCAGCACCCCG aatcCATCTGAGAACATGCTGCCACAAACAGCCCTTTTGCTGCTAATGTCCTTGAACCTGGTTCATGGAGAATTTTATGCTGAGCGATACCAAACACCTACGGGCATAAAAGGTCCACCACCACCCAACACCAAGACACAGTTCTTCATTCCCTATGCCATAAAGAGTAAAG GTGTATCAGTAAGAGGAGAGCAAGGTATTCCTGGTCCACAAGGCCCCGCTGGACCTCGAGGGCACCCAGGGCCATCAGGACCACCAGGAAAACCAGGCCACGGAAGTCCTGGACCCCAAGGAGAGCCGGGGTTGCCTGGCCCACCGGGACCATCGGCCACTGGGAAGCCAGGTTTGCCAGGACTGCCAGGAAAACCAGGGTCGAAAGGACCATCTGGACCAAAAGGAGATATTGGACTAGCTGGTTTACCGGGCCCACGGGGCCCACCAGGGCCACCCGGAAGCCCCGGCCCAGCTGGAATTACTATTCCAGGAAAACCTGGACAACAGGGACCTATGggagccccaggacccaggggcTTTCCTGGAGAAAAGGGGGCACCAGGAGTCCCTGGTGTGCATGGACAGAAAGGGGAAACAGGATATGGCGCTCCTGGACGCCCAGGTGAGAGAGGCCCTCCTGGCCCTCAGGGTCCCCTGGGACCCCCAGGCCCACCTGGAGTGGGAAAAAGAGGTGAAAATGGCTTTCCAGGACAGCCAGGCATCAAAGGTGATCGGGGCTTTCCAGGAGAGAGGGGGGCAGCTGGCCCACCAGGCCCCCAAGGGCCTCCCGGGGAACAAGGACCAGAAGGCACTGGgaagccaggagccccaggagccccaggccagCCAGGGATTCCTGGGACAAAAGGTCACCCTGGCGCTCCCGGAATAGCTGGgtccccaggggctcctggcttCGGGAAACCAGGGTTGCCAGGCCTAAAGGGACAAAGAGGACCCATTGGCCTTCCAGGAAGTCCAGGTGCTAAAGGGGAACAAGGCCCGGCAGGTCATCCTGGGGAACCAGGTCTCACTGGACCTCCCGGAAATATGGGACCCCAAGGACCAAAAGGCATCCCAGGCAACCAAGGGATTCCAGGCCCTAAAGGTGAGATGGGGCCAGTGGGGCCTGCAGGACACCCTGGGGCTAAGGGAGAAAGGGGTTCCTCTGGGTTAGATGGAAAACCAGGGTACCCAGGAGAACCAGGCAGCAGTGGTCCTAAGGGAAACTCAGGGTTACCGGGCCCTAAAGGTGATGCTGGACTCAGAGGGTCTCCTGGTCTTCCAGGCCCCGTGGGCCCGGCAGGCGCTAAGGGAACACCTGGACACAATGGTGAGACTGGTCCAAGAGGTGCTCCAGGAATCCCAGGAACCAGAGGCCCCATTGGGCCGCCAGGCATTCCCGGATTCCCTGGATCTAAAGGGGATCCAGGAATTCCAGGTCCTCCTGGCCCAGCTGGCGTGGCAACTAAGGGGCTTAATGGtcccactgggccaccagggcctCCGGGTCCGAGAGGCCACGCTGGAGAGCCTGGCCTCCcaggtcccccaggccccccgggccccccgggcCAAGCGGCCTCAGCTGAGGGCTTCATAAAGGCAGGCCAACAGCCTTTCGTTAGCGCCCACCAGGGAGTGACAGGAATGCCGATGTCTGCGTTCACTGTCATCCTCTCCAAAGCTTACCCGGCCGTGGGTATTCCCATCCCATTTGATAAGATCTTGTATAACAAGCAACAGCATTATGACCCAAGAACTGGAATCTTCACCTGTCAGATCCCAGGAACATACTATTTCTCCTACCACGTGCATGTGAAAAGCACCCATGTTTGGGTGGGCCTCTATAGGAACGGCACCCCTGTGATGTACACCTACGACGAATACACCAAGGGCTACCTGGATCAGGCTTCGGGGAGCGCCGTGCTCGAGCTCGCGGAGAACGACCAGGTGTGGCTCCAGCTGCCCAACACGGGATCGAACGGGCTGTACTCCTCCCAGTACGTCCACTCCTCTTTCTCAGGGTTCCTGGTGGCACCCATGTGA